A single window of Dermacentor albipictus isolate Rhodes 1998 colony chromosome 1, USDA_Dalb.pri_finalv2, whole genome shotgun sequence DNA harbors:
- the LOC135896234 gene encoding uncharacterized protein, which yields MKMANGNDCCVLCSLPFSEMEEFMRCASCNRRAHLDCITWTDAETKLMELAAGTAHPPDIFDNKLAALRSLLEDAHQVISHLKHEMITLRDKNEHQRDQLEQDRLLQAQLFAALKAEMRAMREEFAKQRVPPPLQPQQGPRSEPTQGPPRAEWPAFNGAGRQDDFLGRPSTPEDVPRR from the exons ATGAAGATGGCTAACGGCAATGACTGCTGCGTTCTGtgctccctgcctttctctgagATGGAAGAATTCATGCGCTGTGCGAGCTGTAACCGGCGCGCACACCTGGATTGCATTACATGGACGGATGCGGAAACAAAATTGATGGAGTTGG CGGCCGGGACAGCTCATCCGCCGGACATCTTCGACAACAAGCTTGCGGCTCTTCGCAGCCTACTTGAAGACGCGCACCAGGTGATTTCTCACCTCAAGCACGAGATGATCACATTGCGTGATAAGAACGAGCACCAGCGCGATCAGCTGGAACAGGACCGCCTTCTGCAAGCTCAGCTCTTCGCTGCTCTGAAAGCCGAGATGCGCGCCATGCGCGAAGAGTTCGCCAAACAACGTGTGCCTCCACCTCTGCAGCCACAGCAGGGGCCACGCTCGGAGCCCACCCAGGGTCCTCCACGTGCCGAGTGGCCTGCCTTCAACGGCGCTGGTCGCCAGGATGACTTCCTTGGGCGGCCTTCGACACCAGAAGACGTGCCCCGCCGCTAG